The following proteins are co-located in the Neisseria sp. Marseille-Q6792 genome:
- a CDS encoding HAD family hydrolase, producing the protein MIQAVLFDLDGTLADTALDLGGALNTLLARHGLPAKSMDEIRTQASHGAAGLLKLGAGITPDHPDYARWRTEYLNEYDSRYAQDTELFDGVNELIAELDQRGIKWGIITNKPMRFTDKLVPKLGFIIPPAVVVSGDTCGEPKPSVKPMLYACGQIHADPQHTLYVGDAERDIQAGRNAGMKTVLAEWGYISDEDDTDSWQPDYRIATPIELIGCLNKKQV; encoded by the coding sequence ATGATACAAGCCGTATTGTTCGACCTCGACGGCACGCTTGCCGACACCGCCCTAGACCTCGGCGGCGCACTCAACACCCTGCTCGCCCGCCACGGACTGCCCGCAAAAAGCATGGACGAAATCCGCACCCAAGCCAGCCACGGCGCGGCAGGACTGCTCAAACTCGGCGCAGGCATCACCCCCGACCATCCCGACTATGCCCGATGGCGCACCGAATACCTTAACGAATACGACAGCCGCTACGCCCAAGACACCGAGCTCTTTGACGGCGTGAACGAACTCATTGCTGAACTCGACCAACGCGGCATCAAATGGGGCATCATCACCAATAAACCCATGCGCTTCACCGACAAACTCGTCCCCAAACTCGGCTTCATCATCCCACCCGCCGTCGTCGTCAGCGGCGACACCTGCGGCGAACCCAAGCCCAGCGTCAAACCCATGCTGTATGCGTGCGGACAAATCCACGCCGACCCACAACACACACTCTACGTCGGCGATGCCGAACGCGACATCCAAGCAGGCCGCAATGCCGGCATGAAAACCGTCCTCGCCGAATGGGGCTACATTTCAGATGAAGACGATACCGACTCATGGCAACCCGACTACCGCATCGCCACACCGATCGAACTAATCGGCTGCCTTAACAAAAAACAGGTATGA
- a CDS encoding ferritin-like domain-containing protein, which translates to MKPDIYALLELALLSDDPDEKGRLTDEAFAAVQNMDGAEADAAPLDFRHAGRPSKPVLVAPSQLTPRKMNTTEGYAAMLHAIAHIEFNAINLALDAAYRFRTLPFQFLRDWVKVAKEEVYHFRLMRERLRAFGFDYGDFEAHNHLWDMAYKTAYDPLLRMALVPRVLEARGLDVTPGIRAKVEQRGDSETCGVLDIIYRDEVGHVAIGNHWYQHLCRERGLEPVTLFRSLIARYDMFIFRGYVNIEAREKAGFSRFELDMLEDFEQGLKQNKHAV; encoded by the coding sequence ATGAAACCTGATATTTATGCCTTGCTCGAACTTGCCCTGCTTTCAGACGACCCCGATGAAAAAGGACGGCTGACGGATGAAGCGTTTGCCGCCGTTCAGAACATGGACGGGGCTGAGGCAGACGCCGCGCCGCTGGACTTCCGCCACGCGGGACGGCCGTCTAAGCCTGTTTTGGTTGCGCCGTCGCAGCTGACGCCGCGCAAAATGAACACGACCGAAGGCTATGCGGCAATGCTGCACGCGATTGCGCATATCGAGTTCAACGCCATCAATCTGGCTTTGGACGCGGCATACCGTTTCCGCACGCTGCCGTTTCAGTTTTTACGTGACTGGGTGAAAGTGGCGAAGGAAGAGGTGTACCACTTCCGCCTGATGCGCGAAAGGCTGCGCGCTTTCGGCTTCGATTACGGCGATTTCGAGGCGCACAACCATTTGTGGGACATGGCGTATAAAACCGCCTACGATCCTTTGTTGCGTATGGCTTTAGTGCCGCGCGTATTGGAAGCGCGCGGGCTGGATGTTACGCCGGGGATACGCGCGAAGGTGGAGCAGCGCGGCGATTCGGAAACCTGCGGCGTGTTGGACATCATTTACCGCGATGAAGTGGGCCATGTCGCCATCGGCAACCATTGGTATCAACACCTCTGCCGCGAACGCGGTTTGGAACCTGTCACCCTGTTCCGCAGTCTGATTGCCCGTTACGATATGTTTATCTTCCGCGGCTATGTGAACATCGAAGCGCGGGAAAAAGCGGGCTTCAGCCGCTTCGAATTGGATATGCTGGAAGATTTCGAGCAGGGTTTAAAACAAAATAAACATGCCGTCTGA
- the lolA gene encoding outer membrane lipoprotein chaperone LolA, protein MMKQRNLLKFLAACSLSATIGFAQAGAVDALKKFNNDADGISGSFTQTVQGKKKTQTAHGTFKILRPGLFKWEYTKPYKQTIVGDGQTIWLYDVDLAQVTKSSQDQTIGDSPAAILSNKTALDSSYSLKEDGSSNGIDYVLATPKKNNAGYQYIRIGFKGDNLAAMQLKDSFGNQTSISFGSLNTKPNLSRGAFKFTPPQGVDVLSN, encoded by the coding sequence ATGATGAAACAACGCAACCTGCTTAAATTCCTCGCTGCTTGCTCCCTGAGCGCAACCATTGGTTTCGCACAGGCAGGCGCAGTGGATGCACTTAAGAAATTCAACAATGACGCCGACGGTATCAGCGGCAGCTTCACCCAAACCGTCCAAGGCAAAAAGAAAACCCAAACCGCACACGGTACTTTCAAAATCCTGCGTCCTGGCCTCTTCAAATGGGAATACACCAAGCCCTACAAACAAACCATCGTAGGCGACGGTCAAACCATTTGGCTCTATGACGTTGATTTGGCACAAGTGACCAAGTCCTCCCAAGACCAAACCATCGGCGACAGCCCTGCCGCCATCCTCTCCAACAAAACCGCCCTTGACAGCAGCTACTCCCTCAAAGAAGACGGCTCGTCCAACGGTATAGACTACGTCTTGGCAACGCCTAAGAAAAACAACGCCGGCTACCAATATATCCGTATCGGCTTCAAAGGCGACAACCTCGCCGCCATGCAGCTAAAAGACAGCTTCGGCAATCAGACCTCCATCAGCTTTGGCAGCCTGAACACCAAACCCAACCTTTCGCGCGGCGCATTCAAATTTACGCCCCCGCAGGGTGTGGACGTATTGAGCAACTGA
- a CDS encoding polyamine ABC transporter substrate-binding protein, which produces MRKILMAAAVFGLVLTACGGGSQTTAEPEASQVQHTVSDKLNIYNWSDYVDPQTLSDFEKDAHLNIRYDYYDSNEALEAKLLTGKSGYDLVVPSVANVGRQIKAGAYRKIDKSLIPNYANIDASLLAMMAEVDPGNEYAVPYFWGINTLAINTQQVKKALGTDKLPENEWDLVFNPAYTRKLKSCGISYFDSAIEQIPLALHYLGRDPNSENPEDIKAAVDMMKTVRPDIKRFTSSGYIDDMATGNLCVAIGYGGDLNIAKTRARESANGVDIKVLVPTTGVGVWVDSLMIPRDAQNVANAHKYINHTLDPKVAAQNGSFVTYAPASLPARELMDAKYTSDASIFPTKELMQKSFIVSPKSSDVSRLSVRLWQSLKAGK; this is translated from the coding sequence ATGAGAAAAATCTTGATGGCGGCGGCAGTTTTCGGCCTCGTCTTGACTGCATGCGGCGGTGGCAGCCAAACCACCGCAGAGCCCGAAGCATCCCAAGTGCAACATACTGTTTCCGACAAACTCAATATCTATAACTGGTCGGATTACGTCGATCCCCAAACCCTCTCCGATTTTGAAAAAGATGCCCATCTCAATATCCGGTACGACTATTATGACAGCAACGAGGCACTCGAAGCTAAGCTGCTGACTGGAAAGTCCGGTTATGATTTGGTCGTACCTTCCGTCGCCAATGTCGGCAGGCAGATTAAAGCCGGCGCATACCGGAAAATCGATAAAAGCCTGATACCCAATTACGCCAACATCGATGCCTCCCTGCTGGCAATGATGGCGGAAGTCGATCCGGGCAACGAATATGCCGTCCCTTATTTTTGGGGCATTAATACCTTGGCAATCAATACGCAGCAGGTGAAAAAGGCCTTGGGTACGGACAAATTGCCCGAAAACGAATGGGATTTGGTATTTAATCCCGCATATACGCGCAAACTGAAATCCTGCGGTATCAGTTATTTTGACAGCGCTATCGAGCAGATTCCCTTGGCATTGCACTATTTGGGCAGAGATCCCAACAGTGAAAATCCCGAAGATATCAAAGCCGCCGTCGATATGATGAAAACCGTCCGTCCGGACATCAAACGCTTCACTTCTTCAGGCTATATCGACGATATGGCGACCGGAAACCTGTGTGTCGCTATCGGTTACGGCGGCGATTTGAACATTGCCAAAACACGTGCCCGGGAATCGGCAAACGGTGTGGACATTAAGGTATTGGTACCGACAACCGGCGTGGGTGTATGGGTGGATTCGCTGATGATTCCTCGTGATGCGCAAAATGTCGCCAATGCCCATAAATATATCAATCACACCCTGGATCCGAAAGTTGCCGCGCAAAACGGCAGTTTCGTTACCTATGCACCAGCCAGTCTGCCTGCCCGAGAACTGATGGATGCGAAATATACATCCGACGCATCGATTTTTCCGACTAAAGAACTGATGCAGAAAAGTTTCATCGTATCGCCGAAATCCAGCGATGTCAGCCGTCTCAGTGTCA